A genomic stretch from Mesomycoplasma neurolyticum includes:
- a CDS encoding DJ-1/PfpI family protein, protein MTKKMLVLIHDKFQDYELIAVLSTVIKAKTFENIDFYNFKNTKVFTGQFNLVNIKNTIFGSDLNIDDYEAVFIPGGQGAQLLRQDKKAFEIVEKFIKNDKWVFAICDAPNALFENNVFSSETKYTAYPIKDHIKGKNYVPENVVVDNKIVTARSPITAIELGLKIVEIFQGKNHKNIIQNELIGL, encoded by the coding sequence ATGACAAAAAAAATGTTAGTTTTAATTCATGATAAATTTCAAGATTATGAATTAATTGCTGTATTATCTACAGTAATTAAAGCAAAAACTTTTGAAAATATTGATTTTTATAATTTCAAAAATACAAAAGTTTTTACTGGACAATTTAACCTGGTTAATATAAAAAATACAATTTTTGGTTCAGATTTAAATATAGATGATTATGAAGCTGTATTTATCCCAGGTGGTCAAGGTGCACAATTGTTAAGACAAGATAAAAAAGCATTTGAAATTGTAGAAAAATTTATTAAAAATGATAAATGAGTTTTTGCAATTTGCGATGCACCAAATGCATTATTTGAAAATAATGTTTTCAGCTCTGAAACTAAATATACAGCCTATCCTATTAAAGATCATATTAAAGGCAAAAATTATGTACCTGAAAATGTTGTTGTAGATAATAAAATTGTTACTGCTCGAAGTCCTATTACAGCAATAGAATTAGGACTAAAAATAGTTGAAATTTTTCAAGGCAAAAACCATAAAAATATAATTCAAAATGAATTAATAGGACTTTAA
- a CDS encoding class III lanthionine synthetase LanKC N-terminal domain-containing protein, whose protein sequence is MKKDIFYESRNLEFFPEIKSFWKIHISSFFNNKKEILKIVSNYCNKNKLSYKYIKKIKFYKASLSKDFAPSQVGKYITIYMSNIKVFEKTVTDLYLLLKKFKATEIFGDFQYKNSIIFYRYGSFFDSFVYDLKSENNNKILDLRQTYPNNIPNLKEVPFFHKIKPIKKIL, encoded by the coding sequence ATGAAAAAAGATATTTTTTATGAAAGCAGAAATTTAGAATTTTTTCCAGAAATTAAAAGTTTTTGAAAAATTCATATTTCTTCTTTTTTTAATAATAAAAAAGAAATTTTAAAAATTGTTTCAAATTATTGTAACAAAAATAAATTATCTTATAAATATATAAAAAAAATAAAATTTTACAAAGCTTCATTATCGAAAGATTTTGCTCCCAGTCAAGTAGGAAAATACATAACTATATACATGTCGAATATTAAAGTTTTTGAAAAAACCGTCACAGATCTTTATTTATTATTAAAAAAATTCAAAGCGACAGAAATTTTTGGAGATTTTCAATACAAGAATTCAATAATATTTTATAGATATGGTTCATTTTTTGATTCTTTTGTATATGACTTAAAAAGTGAAAATAATAATAAAATATTGGATTTAAGACAAACATACCCTAATAATATCCCAAATTTAAAAGAGGTTCCATTTTTTCACAAAATAAAGCCTATAAAAAAAATTTTATAA
- a CDS encoding toxin, protein MKNKSNFNEKTHLKNEQINEDTIQSLSVPILGEPTPPKFVYRVDTRPPEVIFREGFKNLGDVRNFYEHIVSTNFGRSWFVSFAETPTAAMRYFGSWLREYVPGHPREAYLYEVRADQFFYNARTTGENLLDLVMNDDIHYDESDREIAQMAIRALRTSFSYQREWFSDGPVAPTSVRSAWRVDAVPVAPGHAHHPVGRIVETTRINDPEILNESYQEQETEANSNPWNPQAVAAQYLTVPQTFEAGDVSEGASASYSFACPDWHSESNIIYEEPHGCIYENANRYDAKYFPMKAPSYDIEARDMDLILTASKTKANFYLFGYRLPNTEVRVEDITERDKLSLGELEQLKEYSVYYDTQQRLTFKRGLLDDVSFSLTPRKTRVAGVYLIETEVSTNNRMDQKWLLTPLDDDMSKYKVSSYLFRVKNGLYRRRGDVDSRLYLMPDSLASNEYEELILEVSDKKTKPAFITPRASDTHISEIRLEWYADKHYYSPLLTGWSKASHSKEFSIFYDFERSVIFYVSETGETWVLTNKRDKRYYDWDWVQWVKKPISEATSLAEKWYFSLRGVKQPPVDRENFRVVRSYLNNDYLKVIYSGSKWGGWYTSKFFEERNSINQFVISDNFEK, encoded by the coding sequence ATAAAAAATAAATCAAATTTTAATGAAAAAACTCATTTAAAAAATGAACAAATAAATGAAGACACAATACAATCATTAAGTGTTCCAATTTTAGGTGAACCTACACCACCTAAATTTGTCTATAGAGTGGATACTAGACCACCTGAAGTGATCTTTAGAGAAGGTTTTAAAAATTTAGGTGATGTTCGTAACTTTTATGAACACATAGTTTCTACTAATTTTGGTAGAAGTTGATTTGTTTCATTTGCTGAAACACCAACTGCTGCGATGAGATACTTTGGTAGCTGGCTTAGAGAGTATGTGCCAGGGCATCCAAGAGAAGCTTATTTATATGAAGTAAGAGCTGATCAATTTTTTTATAATGCAAGAACAACAGGAGAAAATTTGTTAGATCTAGTTATGAATGATGACATACATTATGATGAATCAGATCGTGAGATAGCTCAAATGGCAATAAGAGCATTGAGAACATCATTTTCTTACCAAAGAGAGTGATTTTCAGATGGACCAGTTGCACCAACTTCTGTTCGTTCAGCATGAAGAGTTGATGCTGTTCCTGTAGCGCCAGGTCATGCCCACCACCCAGTAGGAAGGATTGTGGAAACAACAAGGATTAATGATCCTGAGATACTAAACGAATCTTATCAAGAGCAAGAAACAGAAGCAAATTCAAATCCATGAAATCCACAAGCTGTAGCAGCACAATATTTAACTGTGCCACAAACATTTGAAGCTGGAGATGTAAGTGAAGGAGCTTCTGCATCATATAGTTTTGCTTGTCCTGATTGACATAGTGAAAGCAACATTATTTATGAGGAACCACATGGTTGCATTTATGAAAATGCCAACAGGTATGATGCAAAATATTTCCCAATGAAAGCGCCAAGTTATGACATAGAAGCAAGAGATATGGATTTAATATTAACAGCTTCTAAAACTAAAGCAAATTTTTATCTTTTTGGCTACAGATTACCTAACACAGAAGTAAGGGTTGAAGATATAACTGAAAGAGATAAACTATCTTTAGGTGAATTAGAGCAATTAAAAGAGTATAGTGTTTATTACGACACACAACAAAGACTCACTTTTAAAAGAGGATTATTAGATGATGTTTCCTTTTCATTAACTCCACGTAAAACTAGAGTTGCTGGTGTTTATTTAATTGAGACAGAAGTTTCTACCAATAATAGAATGGATCAAAAATGACTTTTAACTCCATTAGATGATGACATGAGTAAATATAAAGTTTCATCTTATTTATTTAGAGTAAAAAATGGACTTTATCGTAGAAGAGGTGATGTTGATTCGAGACTTTATTTAATGCCTGATTCATTAGCATCAAATGAATATGAGGAATTGATTCTTGAAGTTTCAGATAAAAAAACAAAACCTGCTTTTATAACTCCTAGAGCATCAGACACACACATTTCTGAAATTAGACTTGAATGATATGCAGATAAGCATTATTATTCACCATTACTTACAGGCTGATCCAAGGCCTCACACTCAAAAGAATTTTCAATATTTTATGACTTCGAGAGATCTGTGATATTTTATGTAAGTGAAACAGGGGAAACTTGAGTTTTAACAAACAAAAGAGATAAAAGATATTATGATTGAGATTGAGTACAGTGAGTGAAAAAACCTATTAGCGAGGCTACATCACTAGCTGAAAAATGATATTTTTCATTAAGAGGTGTAAAACAACCACCTGTTGACCGTGAAAACTTCAGAGTAGTTAGATCGTATTTAAATAATGATTATTTAAAAGTGATTTATAGCGGTTCAAAATGAGGGGGTTGATACACAAGTAAATTTTTTGAAGAAAGAAACTCCATTAATCAATTTGTGATAAGCGATAATTTTGAAAAATAA
- a CDS encoding GIY-YIG nuclease family protein, producing MTLTLEEKIKKNVPEKPGVYFWKQNNKIIYIGKSVNLKKRMLQYFKGSVNSFFTPKMVEEIDDFEFIITKNEKSALILEANKIEHFFPKYNILLKNNGKYPYLAVIKGKTIKFEVKYKYEKNKNIFYFGPFPPKFGLGNIKKILEKEFLYEIGFLIPKNEWTLPKVEETFLKIKKIFLNKNTSFLAYLDNIYQKAKMDDTKLEIALEIKKSIDSLKKNFEESQFIKLNSNKHSDFITFIENDKNIIVVIYFYRWGFLFNSTEEIFEKNIAFENFVFEFLQIFYQKNVIPDQIIMNSKFKDLNLDNIYFKEKILFPQKGDIANTLNNLENQSLEKNEQILNLEIKNEIILNEFKNLLNLKKLDHFLIVDNSFTNKDSAIGFVMFYNKLKNISNKNFFYFHPKNEKNSDLFLMKKTIQKYFEKNNKNFLIDLIIVDGGKLQINAVKQILKKMKINDVKVAGLVKNEKHTTNYLINDVFDRLNVSKDLFLFLSKIQHKVDYIAKKGFNKLKTKQFTKS from the coding sequence ATGACTTTAACACTTGAAGAAAAAATCAAAAAAAATGTACCAGAAAAGCCTGGCGTTTACTTTTGAAAGCAAAATAATAAAATTATTTATATAGGTAAATCAGTTAATCTTAAAAAAAGAATGTTGCAATATTTTAAAGGAAGTGTTAATTCTTTTTTTACACCTAAAATGGTTGAAGAGATTGACGATTTTGAATTTATAATAACTAAAAATGAAAAAAGCGCTTTAATTCTTGAAGCAAATAAAATTGAACATTTTTTTCCAAAATATAATATTTTGTTAAAAAATAATGGTAAGTACCCATATTTAGCTGTAATTAAAGGGAAAACGATAAAATTTGAAGTTAAGTATAAATATGAAAAAAATAAAAATATATTTTATTTTGGACCTTTTCCACCTAAATTTGGTTTAGGTAATATAAAAAAAATTCTTGAAAAAGAATTTTTGTATGAAATTGGTTTTTTAATTCCTAAAAATGAATGAACTTTACCAAAAGTAGAAGAAACTTTTTTAAAAATAAAAAAAATTTTTTTAAACAAAAACACAAGTTTTTTAGCTTATTTAGATAATATATACCAAAAAGCTAAAATGGATGATACAAAATTAGAAATTGCACTTGAAATAAAAAAATCTATAGATTCTCTAAAAAAGAATTTTGAGGAAAGTCAGTTTATCAAACTTAATTCTAATAAACATTCTGATTTTATAACTTTTATTGAAAATGATAAAAACATAATTGTTGTTATATATTTTTATCGCTGAGGCTTTTTATTTAATTCAACTGAAGAAATTTTTGAAAAAAACATTGCTTTTGAAAATTTTGTTTTTGAGTTTTTGCAAATTTTTTATCAAAAAAATGTTATCCCTGATCAGATTATAATGAATTCAAAATTCAAAGATTTAAATCTTGATAACATATATTTTAAAGAAAAAATATTGTTTCCACAAAAAGGAGATATAGCTAATACTTTGAATAATTTAGAAAATCAAAGTTTAGAAAAAAATGAACAAATTTTAAATTTAGAAATTAAAAATGAAATTATTTTAAATGAGTTTAAAAATTTATTAAACTTAAAAAAATTAGACCATTTTTTAATTGTTGATAACTCATTTACAAATAAAGATTCAGCTATTGGTTTTGTTATGTTTTACAATAAATTAAAAAATATATCAAATAAAAATTTTTTTTACTTTCATCCTAAAAATGAAAAAAATTCAGATTTATTTTTAATGAAAAAAACAATTCAAAAATATTTTGAAAAAAACAATAAAAATTTTTTGATTGATTTAATTATTGTAGATGGTGGAAAATTACAAATTAATGCAGTAAAACAAATTTTAAAAAAAATGAAAATAAATGATGTTAAAGTGGCTGGGCTTGTTAAAAACGAAAAACACACAACTAATTATTTAATTAATGATGTTTTTGATCGATTAAATGTTTCTAAAGATTTATTTTTATTTTTATCAAAAATTCAACATAAAGTAGATTATATAGCGAAAAAAGGCTTTAATAAACTAAAAACAAAACAATTTACAAAAAGTTAA
- a CDS encoding glycerophosphodiester phosphodiesterase family protein has translation MPKQLLLAHRGYMAIAPENTDLAFETANIFGFDGVELDVHLTSDSHLVIIHDETTERTALANKTIAKSTLSNLKKDDHSKFFKITVPEQKILTLKEFLDKYLKVFKYINVEVKTDIYHYPKIEEKILELSKNYSSDFFDKIIFSSFNFETLKIMKKLNPKFKLAFLFWKKTEFYKLNAEEIKKVCDYLNPWVDIYDSMKYKLDKLQKPYLLWTIKSEKIYKKYLKDKKVFGQISNYKWK, from the coding sequence ATGCCTAAACAATTATTGTTAGCACATAGAGGCTATATGGCTATCGCGCCTGAAAATACAGATTTAGCTTTTGAAACTGCAAATATATTTGGTTTCGATGGTGTAGAATTAGATGTTCATTTAACAAGTGATAGTCATTTAGTAATCATTCATGATGAAACAACAGAAAGAACAGCTTTAGCCAATAAAACAATAGCTAAAAGTACTCTATCAAATTTGAAAAAAGATGATCATAGTAAATTTTTTAAAATAACTGTGCCTGAGCAAAAAATTTTAACACTAAAAGAATTTTTAGATAAATATTTAAAAGTGTTTAAATATATTAATGTAGAAGTTAAAACGGATATTTATCATTATCCAAAAATTGAAGAAAAAATTTTAGAGTTATCTAAAAATTATTCATCTGATTTTTTTGATAAAATAATTTTTTCATCATTTAATTTTGAAACATTAAAAATTATGAAAAAATTAAATCCAAAATTTAAATTAGCTTTTTTATTTTGAAAAAAAACTGAATTTTATAAATTAAATGCTGAAGAAATAAAAAAAGTTTGTGATTATTTAAATCCTTGAGTTGATATTTATGATTCAATGAAATATAAATTAGATAAACTTCAAAAACCATATTTATTATGAACTATTAAGTCAGAAAAAATTTATAAAAAATATTTAAAAGATAAAAAAGTTTTTGGGCAAATTTCAAATTATAAATGAAAATAA
- the ylqF gene encoding ribosome biogenesis GTPase YlqF, which produces MIHWFPGHMSKAIKEIKEKEKICDLFVIVLDARAPISTYNEEFDKISPHKPRLFVITKKDYGDLKKLKLILKKFENNSKSKVILVNLKNNFSKKIILENINELLKEKKQKDLQKGLLKPQLRVFVVGVPNSGKSTLINLLASSKAKVGDKPGVTKSQQWIKAKNIQLLDTPGILWPKFDDQFVAMKLAIIGSINPDIIPKQSFFTFGYRLLSKYYPEKILNLNLTPTEDEVEIYNNLYLLAKNKNFLLKNNKLDVEKTSQWFRNYLRKITNVTYD; this is translated from the coding sequence ATGATTCATTGATTTCCAGGACATATGTCTAAAGCTATAAAAGAAATAAAAGAAAAAGAAAAAATTTGTGATCTTTTTGTAATTGTTTTGGATGCTCGCGCCCCTATAAGTACATATAATGAAGAATTTGATAAAATTTCTCCACACAAGCCACGTTTGTTTGTTATAACAAAAAAAGATTATGGTGATTTAAAAAAACTAAAATTGATTTTAAAAAAATTCGAAAATAATAGTAAATCAAAAGTGATTTTAGTTAATTTAAAAAATAATTTTTCAAAAAAAATTATTTTAGAAAATATCAATGAGCTATTAAAAGAAAAAAAACAAAAAGATTTACAAAAAGGATTGTTGAAACCGCAATTAAGAGTTTTTGTTGTAGGTGTGCCAAATAGTGGTAAATCTACATTAATTAATTTATTAGCATCTTCAAAAGCAAAAGTTGGTGATAAACCAGGTGTTACAAAATCACAGCAATGAATTAAAGCAAAAAATATTCAATTATTAGATACTCCAGGGATTCTATGACCTAAATTTGATGATCAGTTTGTAGCTATGAAATTAGCTATTATTGGTTCTATCAATCCAGATATAATCCCAAAACAAAGTTTTTTTACTTTTGGTTATAGATTATTATCTAAATATTATCCTGAAAAAATTTTAAATTTAAATTTAACTCCAACAGAAGATGAAGTTGAAATATATAATAATCTCTATTTATTAGCTAAAAATAAAAATTTTTTATTAAAAAATAATAAATTGGATGTTGAAAAAACGTCACAATGATTTAGAAATTATTTAAGAAAAATAACTAATGTAACATATGATTAA
- the dnaK gene encoding molecular chaperone DnaK — translation MAKELILGIDLGTTNSVVSIIEDKKPVVLENPNGKRTTPSVVAFKNGEIIVGEIAKRQLETNPDAIASIKRLMGTTKTVKANNREYKPEEISAIILGYLKEYAEKKAGKKINKAVITVPAYFDNAEREATKTAGKIAGLEVLRIINEPTAAALAFGLDKSDKEMKILVFDLGGGTFDVSVLDLAGGTFEVLSTSGDNRLGGDDWDNVIVDWLIKKIKDEYKYDVSNDKMALARLKEEAEKAKISLSAQSITTISLPFLAVSDTGPINVETELKRSEFEKMTAHLLDRTRKPIIDALKEAKLEAKDLDEILLVGGSTRIPAVQQMIEHTLGKVPNRSINPDEVVAIGAAIQGGVLAGEIDDVLLLDVTPLTLGIETLGGISTPLIPRNTTIPVTKSQIFSTAADNQSEVTISVVQGERQMAADNKVLGQFNLSGIEPAPRGVPQIEVSFSIDVNGITKVTAKDKKTNKEQTITIQNSGQLSEEEIQKMVKEAEENREADAKKKEKVETIVRAETLIAQIEKSITDQGDKVDAQQKEMLEKQIEELKTLIKEEKIDELKTKLDQIEQAAQAFANQAANNAQSSEANDSDAIKADVEEK, via the coding sequence ATGGCAAAAGAATTAATTTTAGGTATTGACTTAGGAACAACAAATTCTGTTGTTTCAATTATAGAAGATAAAAAACCAGTGGTTTTAGAAAATCCAAACGGAAAAAGAACAACACCTTCTGTTGTAGCTTTTAAAAATGGTGAAATAATTGTTGGTGAAATTGCAAAAAGACAACTTGAAACAAATCCAGATGCAATAGCATCAATCAAAAGATTAATGGGTACAACCAAAACAGTAAAAGCTAACAATAGAGAGTATAAACCAGAAGAAATTTCAGCTATTATTTTAGGTTATTTAAAAGAATATGCTGAAAAAAAAGCTGGTAAAAAAATTAATAAAGCAGTAATTACTGTTCCAGCTTATTTTGATAATGCTGAGCGTGAAGCAACTAAAACAGCAGGTAAAATTGCAGGGTTAGAAGTTTTGAGAATTATTAACGAACCTACAGCAGCAGCATTAGCCTTTGGACTTGATAAGTCAGATAAAGAAATGAAAATTTTAGTATTTGACTTAGGTGGAGGAACATTTGACGTTTCAGTTTTAGATTTAGCTGGAGGAACATTTGAGGTATTGTCCACAAGTGGGGATAATCGTCTTGGTGGAGATGATTGAGATAATGTGATTGTTGATTGATTAATTAAAAAAATTAAAGATGAATATAAATATGATGTATCAAATGACAAAATGGCATTAGCAAGACTTAAAGAAGAGGCAGAAAAAGCTAAAATTTCTTTATCTGCACAGTCTATCACTACAATTTCATTGCCTTTTTTAGCAGTTTCAGATACAGGACCAATTAATGTTGAAACCGAATTAAAAAGATCAGAATTTGAAAAAATGACTGCTCATTTATTAGATAGAACTAGAAAACCAATTATTGATGCATTAAAAGAAGCTAAACTTGAAGCTAAAGATTTAGATGAGATTTTATTAGTTGGGGGTTCAACTAGAATTCCTGCTGTTCAACAAATGATTGAGCATACATTAGGTAAAGTTCCTAACAGATCAATTAATCCAGATGAAGTTGTAGCAATTGGTGCTGCAATTCAAGGTGGGGTTTTAGCTGGGGAAATTGATGATGTTTTATTACTTGATGTTACACCTTTAACACTTGGTATTGAAACATTAGGAGGTATTTCAACACCTTTAATTCCTAGAAATACAACTATACCAGTTACAAAATCACAAATTTTTTCCACTGCCGCTGATAATCAATCAGAAGTTACAATTTCAGTTGTACAAGGTGAAAGACAAATGGCAGCTGACAACAAAGTTTTAGGTCAATTTAATTTATCAGGTATTGAACCAGCACCTAGAGGTGTTCCACAAATTGAAGTTTCTTTTTCAATTGATGTAAATGGAATTACAAAAGTAACAGCTAAAGATAAAAAAACAAACAAAGAACAAACAATTACAATTCAAAATTCAGGTCAATTATCAGAAGAAGAAATTCAAAAAATGGTAAAAGAAGCTGAAGAAAATAGAGAAGCTGATGCTAAGAAAAAAGAAAAAGTTGAAACTATTGTTAGAGCAGAAACATTAATAGCTCAAATTGAAAAATCAATAACTGATCAAGGTGATAAAGTTGATGCGCAACAAAAAGAAATGCTTGAAAAACAAATTGAGGAATTAAAAACATTAATTAAGGAAGAAAAAATTGATGAACTTAAAACAAAATTAGATCAAATTGAACAAGCAGCACAAGCATTCGCTAATCAAGCAGCAAATAATGCTCAAAGTTCAGAAGCAAACGATTCAGATGCAATTAAAGCTGATGTTGAAGAAAAATAA
- a CDS encoding MFS transporter — protein MKFLKSVLEKITLKQLIILAILAAADVFVIAAPYYIKNIIPNLHSYLGINEHDIAKLTSIIGWVTLATQLPGGFLANKFRSKYLLALATLSTGLITIWFGINILNSKSTSQESLLLQYQIMFGLWGISTTLIFWTPLWKLVSQQTTKENQGLAYGIQGVANGIIGFVLVFLLGLLITNVWAPRQKDSAAPFATYAFTIAIFLIITTVLVVVYVPEKFTKSTEPLSLEKIKKNIIHIFKAMSNWKLWMLSFFLLGMYTFQSVFAYYLLQMIQNAFLGPVLLVTILGGMRTYLMRVAISGFAGRLADKFRSYVLFLMIVLGIGIILIGIMVLLPFAASKSGERNIFLIIASSFIFILVGLLSWIMVTLRYAQVGETHIEKSSYASSIGILSFVGFSSDAWLYEVTAYVGKQYTEVGNSNTSILGYQIIIIISLSIALVGLLAGALVFIANTKELKKLGKTNYRWRELENA, from the coding sequence ATGAAGTTTTTAAAATCAGTATTGGAGAAAATAACGCTAAAACAATTAATAATTTTAGCGATTCTTGCTGCAGCTGACGTTTTTGTTATTGCAGCACCATATTATATAAAAAACATTATTCCGAATTTACATAGTTATTTAGGAATAAATGAACATGATATTGCTAAGTTAACATCTATCATTGGATGAGTTACTTTAGCAACGCAATTACCTGGCGGTTTTTTAGCTAATAAATTTAGAAGTAAATATTTATTAGCACTCGCCACTTTGTCAACAGGTTTAATAACTATTTGATTTGGGATCAATATTTTAAATTCTAAATCTACTAGTCAAGAAAGTTTATTATTACAATACCAAATTATGTTTGGGCTTTGAGGTATTAGTACAACCTTAATTTTTTGAACCCCACTTTGAAAATTAGTTTCTCAACAAACTACAAAAGAAAATCAAGGTTTAGCTTATGGAATTCAAGGTGTTGCAAATGGAATAATCGGTTTTGTTTTAGTATTTTTATTAGGTCTTTTAATCACTAATGTGTGAGCGCCTAGACAAAAAGATTCAGCTGCACCTTTTGCAACTTATGCTTTTACTATTGCAATATTTTTAATTATTACTACAGTATTAGTAGTAGTTTATGTACCAGAAAAATTTACAAAATCAACAGAACCTTTAAGTCTCGAAAAAATAAAGAAAAATATTATTCATATTTTTAAAGCAATGTCAAATTGAAAATTGTGAATGCTTTCATTTTTCTTACTAGGTATGTATACTTTTCAGTCAGTTTTTGCTTATTATTTATTGCAAATGATTCAAAATGCCTTTTTAGGACCTGTATTGTTAGTAACAATTTTAGGTGGAATGCGAACATATTTAATGCGTGTAGCTATTTCAGGATTTGCAGGTAGACTTGCTGATAAATTTAGGTCTTATGTATTATTTTTAATGATAGTTTTAGGAATTGGAATTATTTTAATTGGAATAATGGTGCTCTTACCTTTTGCTGCTTCAAAATCAGGGGAAAGAAACATTTTTTTAATTATAGCTAGTTCATTTATTTTCATACTAGTTGGTTTATTGTCATGAATTATGGTTACATTAAGATATGCACAAGTAGGTGAAACACATATTGAAAAATCATCATATGCTTCATCAATTGGAATTTTAAGCTTTGTAGGTTTTAGTTCTGATGCTTGATTGTATGAGGTAACAGCTTATGTTGGAAAACAATACACAGAAGTGGGAAATAGTAATACATCTATTTTGGGTTACCAAATAATAATTATTATTTCATTATCTATTGCTTTAGTTGGACTACTTGCAGGTGCACTTGTATTTATTGCAAATACAAAAGAGCTTAAAAAATTAGGTAAAACTAACTATCGTTGAAGAGAATTAGAAAATGCCTAA
- a CDS encoding UTP--glucose-1-phosphate uridylyltransferase: MLMKINKVIIPAAGWGTRFLPLTKSIHKELVPILNKPAISYLVEECIEAGISEIILIISPRKNEVVDYFKIYELLEEELKQKNKIHLLDLVKKTNKEKFIKVVYQNEQLGLGHAIAIAAEAINNEPFGIILGDDLIYNDKKAAIKQLIEQFEQKQSSIIGVANVDAKEVNKYGIVVPKNESEKNNKVFEIIGAVEKPSIETAPSNKAIIGRYVFTPEILDLLKNLKPTVNNEIQLVDAFDGLIKKQKIYAYQLDGIRYDLGSIDGFVKANIDYALRDKNIKTSILEHIKKIR, translated from the coding sequence TTACTTATGAAAATAAATAAAGTTATTATCCCTGCTGCTGGTTGAGGAACAAGGTTTTTACCTTTAACTAAATCAATACATAAAGAGTTGGTGCCCATTTTAAATAAACCTGCTATTAGTTATTTAGTTGAAGAGTGCATAGAAGCTGGAATTTCTGAAATAATCTTGATTATATCACCAAGAAAAAATGAAGTTGTGGATTATTTCAAAATTTACGAGCTTCTTGAAGAAGAATTAAAGCAAAAAAATAAAATTCATTTATTAGACTTAGTAAAAAAAACAAATAAAGAAAAATTTATTAAAGTCGTTTACCAAAATGAACAACTAGGTCTTGGTCATGCAATAGCAATAGCTGCTGAAGCAATAAACAACGAACCTTTCGGAATAATATTAGGTGATGATTTAATTTATAATGATAAAAAAGCAGCAATAAAACAGTTGATTGAGCAATTTGAACAAAAACAATCATCAATTATTGGTGTTGCAAATGTTGATGCTAAAGAAGTGAATAAATATGGTATTGTTGTACCTAAAAATGAAAGTGAAAAAAATAATAAAGTGTTTGAAATTATAGGAGCTGTTGAAAAACCTTCTATCGAAACAGCGCCAAGCAATAAAGCAATAATTGGTAGATATGTTTTTACACCAGAAATTTTAGATTTACTTAAAAATTTAAAACCAACTGTTAATAATGAAATTCAATTAGTGGATGCTTTTGATGGATTAATTAAAAAACAGAAAATTTATGCTTATCAATTAGATGGTATTAGATATGATTTAGGTTCTATTGATGGTTTTGTTAAAGCAAATATTGATTATGCACTAAGAGATAAGAATATAAAAACCTCAATTTTAGAACATATAAAAAAAATTAGATAA